The Halobaculum magnesiiphilum genome contains the following window.
GGGAGGTGGCGACGCCCGCGGACGCGCTGGCGGCCGCCCGCGACCTCCGGTCGGCCGGCGCCGAGGCGGCGCTCGTGACGGGCGGCCACCTCGATCCGGGGCCGGGTGACGGCGTCGTCGACGCGTTCGCGGGTCCCGAGGGAATGGCGCGCTTCGAGCGCGACCGCGTGGACACGGACGCGACCCACGGCACCGGCTGCACGCTCTCGGCGGCGATCGCGGCCGAACTCGCCGGCGGGGGGTCGCCGCGGGAGGCGGTCGCCGGCGCGGAGTCGTACCTCGACCGAACCCTCCCGCGGGGGCTCCCCTACGGCGACGGTCCCGGGCCGGTGAACCACCTCGGCGCGACGCGGACCGACGCCGCGACGCCGGCCGCCGCCGCACGCCTCCGGGCTGCGGTCGGCCGGCTCGAACGCGCCGGGTCGGCTGTCGCCGACGCGGTCCCCGAGGTGGGGACGAACGTCGCGGCGGCGCCCGCGGGGGCGCGCGAGCCCGGCGAGGTCGTCGCCGTCGAGGGTCGCCTGCGCTCGACCGGCGAGGGCGTCCGCGCGGCCGGCAGCGTCGCCCGCGGCGCCTCAGATCACCTCGCGCGCCTGTTGTGTGGCGTCCGCGAGGTCGACGCCGGGACGCGCGCGGTGGCGAACGTCCGGCCGACCGAGGCGGCAGTCGACCGGCTCTCGGACCTGGGCGACGTGGTCCGCGTCGACCGGCGAGAGGAGCCGGCGGAGGCCGACGGGACGATGGACTGGACGGCCGCGACGGCGATGGCCGACAGGGCGCGCGCGCCGGTCGCGATCGTCGACGACGGCGCCCACGGCAAGGAACCGATGGCGCGGGTGTTCGGCGACTCGGCCGCGACGGTGGTCGACCGGATGCTCGTTGCCGCCGGCGTCGACGGCGACTGAGTTCGAATCGTCGGCCGCCGGCGACTCACTCCCCACCCGCGCGGAGGTAGTAGAAGACGTACGTTTGCGCGTAGCCCGCGTACTCGCCGCCGAAGCGCTCGCGGATCGCGCGGCTCGTCTCCGCGTAGCCGCCGGCGTCGCACTCCGGGTAGTAGTCCGCGATCGCGGTCCGGATCCAGGTGTCCAGGGGGACGGCTTCGAGGAAGTCGAGCGAGAACAGCAGGACGCAGTCGGCGACCTTGTCGCCGACGCCGACGAATTGCGTCAGGTACTCGCGGGCCTCCTCGTAGGCCATGTCGCGGGCGGCGGCCGGGTCGACCGCGCCGTGCTCATTGCTCGCGTCGCCCGCGACCATCTCCGCGGTGCGCTGGACGTACGGCGCGCGATAGCCCAGCGAGAGGTCGCGCAGTTCGTCCTCGGTGCGCGCGGCGAGTTGCTCGGCGTTCGGGAACGCGTGGAGCGTCCGGCCGTCGAACTCGACCGGGTCGCCGAACCGTTCGGCCATGCGCATCTGCATCCCGTGGATCCGGCTGACGCGCATCTGTGCGGAGCAGATGAACGAGATCAGACACGGGAAGACCGGGTCGCGGACGAGCCGCATCCCGCGGTACTGCTCGTACGCCCGGTTCAACAGGGGTAGGTCCGGCGTCGACTCCACGATCGCGTCGAGGTCGTCGTCCAAGCGAAGGAGGTGCCTGAGGATCGGCACCGCGTCGGTCGTCGACTCCCACTCCAGTCGCCCGTCGGCCTGGCGAACGCGGACGACCGCGCGCTCGTCGCTGACGCCCGCGATCGGAGGGACGACCGTCTCGTACCAGTGGTCGCCGCCGTGGGCGGACATCGTCTCGTACATGTTCCCGTCCGCGCGGTCCCACAGGTACGTCTGGCCGCTCTCGACGGTCGCCTGCAGGTCGAACGGGCCGACCGAGTCGAGGGGGATGGCCCCGGTCTCCATTGGGGAACATCAGCACCGCCAGCCGGTTCCGGGTTACGATCCCGGCGGACCACGGACGGGTCTCCGGGTTGGCGGGTCGGCGGATCGAGCGTTCGGGGTCACTCCCACTCTCCGGAGTCACTCTCCCTCCTCGGCGGCGGCATCGAGCGGGGGGAGGTCCGCCCCGGTCGAGGCCCGGTAGTCGCCGAGCACGACGTACAGGCCGGCGCCGACGAGTTCCACCGCCAGCAGCGCGAGGACGTGCCCGCCCAGCGGGTCGGCCACGAGCTCGAACTCGAACACCGCGAGCGCGACGCGGTGGAGCGTCAACGACAGCGTCGTCGCCGGATCGCTCGCGAGCGCAACCCCCAGCAGCGAGGCCGCGACGGCGACGCCCCCGAGGATCGTTCCCCGGCCGAGCGTCCCCGACGGCCGGACCGCACACGCGGCCCACAGGTCGGGGCGTCGAGAAGGCATCGCCGCGACCGCCACGGCGACCGCGAGATACGACAGCGCCAGTCCGGGGACGGCGACGTACAGTGCCGCCGCGACGAGATCCCCGACGGCCAGCGCCGCCGCGACGGCGTAGACGACCGCGAACACGAGGCCGGGCCGGTCGTCGGTTCGTCGTCGAAGCGGCGGGAACAGCTCTGCCACCCCCGCGAGGGTGCGCGCCGCGGGGACGGCGAGCGCCACCAGCGCGGCGACCCCGGCGACCAGCGAGACCGCGACCGTGGTCCCGATCGGGTCGATCGGGAGGTACGCCGCGATCGCGTCGGCCGCGGGCACGTCCGCGAGGTTGAGCCTGGCCCAGTTGACGACGCCGAGCGCCACCAGCGCCGCGAGCGAGACCAGGACCGCGAGCACGGCGGCGGCAACGACCGGGGCGTACGCTTCGTACCCAGTGTGGGACGCCGTATTCCCCGCGTCGCTCGTGGGGCTATCCGTCCCGGAAGCATCGCGCTCCGAACGCCCGGGCGCGCCCACTCCGTATGCCGCCGCCTCGACGCCGAGGAAGGCGAACAGCGCCGCGCCGACGCCGCCGACGAGGCTGGCGACCGGGGCGCTCCGGAGCCCCTCGGTCGGGTACAGCGGGTCGAAGTTCCCGGGGACGAACTCCCCGATCCCTGGGACGAACGCCGCGATCAGCAGGGCCGCGAGCCCGGCGACAACCGACCAGGCGAGCAGCGCCGCCGCCCCCGCGGCGCGGCGTCTCCCCAGCAGGTGCACGCCGAGCGCGAGGGCGCAGGCGGCGACGGCGACCGCGTCGCCGACGGGCGGCGCGACCGACTCGACCCCGAGGACGGCCGCGAGCCCGGTGGGCGCGTCGAGCGTGCCGGCGACGTACGCGCCGGTGCTGCGCGGCAGCGGGGCGAGCCGGCCGAGCCACTCGGCCAGCAGCGCGACGAGCGCGACGTAGCCGACGAGCGCGGGCCAGGCCGCCAACGCGCCGACGAACCGTGACCCCCACACTCGCGAGACCGACCCGTACACCGGCCCGCGGTCGGCGAACGGGCCCGACGCGACGACCGCGAAGGCGACCGCCAGACAGACGACCCCGCAGCCGGCGATGAGATACGCCGCCGGCGCGGGCGGACCGGTTCCCTGAGCGACCCCGTCGGGGACGTACAACAGCCCGCCGCCGAGCATGGCGGCGATTCCGAGGCCTGCCGGCCGGGCCGTCGCGCGGACGACGCCGAGGAGTCGCCCCGTATCCATATCCGGAGTGTGGGACGGAGTAGCAAAAGTCCGCGGGCGGGTGGGCGGCGCCGTCGGGCACGCGTGAGTGTCGTCAGCGGTTCCGGCTGACCGGGAACGCCACGCGGTCGGGCGCCTCGTTGAACTCGGCGAGCACGCGCTCGTAGAGGGCGTTGCGGACGCGGGTCGCGCGGCGGTGGTGGACAAGGTAGCGCAGGCGGAGCTCGACCCACGACTCCCGCTGGACGACGTTCACCGAGGGCCCGTCCGCGACATCCAGGTCGACGGCGGTCTCGTCGAGTCGATCCCGATAGCGGTCGACGGCGTCGCCCATCTCCTCGCCGAGGTAGTCGGCGGCCACACCGGCCATTCGCTCGCGGGCGAACTCGAGGTCCGTCTCGTAGGCCACCTGCACCGAGAGCTCGTTGTAGACGTACGGGGAGCCGGCCCCGGCGAAGTTCACCGCCTCCGAGGAGAGCACCAGGCTGTTCGGGACGGTGACCACCCGGCCGGAGGGCTGGTTCGTCGAGACGAGCGGGCCGTTCACCTCCCACAGCGTCGTCACGAGGAAGTCCACCTCGACCACGTCGCCGCTGACATCGCCCAGCTGGACGCGGTCGCCGACGGCGTAGGGACGCTTCACCACGAGGTAGAACCAGCCGACCAGCGACAGCAGCGGCTGCTGGAGCGCGAAGGTGATGGCGACGCCGACGACGCCGAGGGAGACGAGCAGGCCGACCCACTGGTCGGTGAGCACGCCGAGCACGCCAGCGAGCGCGAGTCCGCCGAACACCAGCCGGAGGACGTTGCGCACGTCGTGGGCGCGACGCTTGGTCGTTCGTCCGACGGCGAATTCGGAGACCACGAGGTACGCCCCGTTGGCCGCCAGCGCGACGGAGCAGGCCAACAGCGCCGTCGCCGCCGCCGCGTCCGGGGGCGTGTCGCCGAGCGCGGGCACGGCCAGGTCCGCAAGCGGCGTCGCGGCACGGACGACGCCGGCGGCGACCGCCGCGACGAGGGCGGCCGCCACCGACGCGTAGCCGATCGGTCGTCGCACGGGCGGACCTGTCCCGGCG
Protein-coding sequences here:
- the thiD gene encoding bifunctional hydroxymethylpyrimidine kinase/phosphomethylpyrimidine kinase is translated as MADHTAPNRARDPARDSASAVDWASDPASAGDPAATPPVALTVAGTDSGGGAGVAADLKAMAARGAFGTAAVTAVTAQNTAGVDSAHPVPPGEVAAQIRAVAADLPVAAAKTGMLGDAERVEAVAEALPESLPLVVDPVVVAASGARLLDEAGVEALRERLLDRATVVTPNAPEAELLTGREVATPADALAAARDLRSAGAEAALVTGGHLDPGPGDGVVDAFAGPEGMARFERDRVDTDATHGTGCTLSAAIAAELAGGGSPREAVAGAESYLDRTLPRGLPYGDGPGPVNHLGATRTDAATPAAAARLRAAVGRLERAGSAVADAVPEVGTNVAAAPAGAREPGEVVAVEGRLRSTGEGVRAAGSVARGASDHLARLLCGVREVDAGTRAVANVRPTEAAVDRLSDLGDVVRVDRREEPAEADGTMDWTAATAMADRARAPVAIVDDGAHGKEPMARVFGDSAATVVDRMLVAAGVDGD
- a CDS encoding DNA-3-methyladenine glycosylase family protein encodes the protein METGAIPLDSVGPFDLQATVESGQTYLWDRADGNMYETMSAHGGDHWYETVVPPIAGVSDERAVVRVRQADGRLEWESTTDAVPILRHLLRLDDDLDAIVESTPDLPLLNRAYEQYRGMRLVRDPVFPCLISFICSAQMRVSRIHGMQMRMAERFGDPVEFDGRTLHAFPNAEQLAARTEDELRDLSLGYRAPYVQRTAEMVAGDASNEHGAVDPAAARDMAYEEAREYLTQFVGVGDKVADCVLLFSLDFLEAVPLDTWIRTAIADYYPECDAGGYAETSRAIRERFGGEYAGYAQTYVFYYLRAGGE
- a CDS encoding mechanosensitive ion channel family protein — encoded protein: MRRPIGYASVAAALVAAVAAGVVRAATPLADLAVPALGDTPPDAAAATALLACSVALAANGAYLVVSEFAVGRTTKRRAHDVRNVLRLVFGGLALAGVLGVLTDQWVGLLVSLGVVGVAITFALQQPLLSLVGWFYLVVKRPYAVGDRVQLGDVSGDVVEVDFLVTTLWEVNGPLVSTNQPSGRVVTVPNSLVLSSEAVNFAGAGSPYVYNELSVQVAYETDLEFARERMAGVAADYLGEEMGDAVDRYRDRLDETAVDLDVADGPSVNVVQRESWVELRLRYLVHHRRATRVRNALYERVLAEFNEAPDRVAFPVSRNR